One genomic segment of Plasmodium vivax chromosome 9, whole genome shotgun sequence includes these proteins:
- a CDS encoding hypothetical protein (encoded by transcript PVX_091150A) translates to MKKFLWENGVKVSFGVLGIIYVLYLKRFLIQEWGIYQMKKRERDITTNKIQIYEDHENVKHILDEEKSKTHRRAFDYGRKG, encoded by the exons ATGAAAAAGTTCCTTTGGGAGAATGGCGTG AAAGTCTCCTTCGGCGTGCTGGGCATAATTTACGTCCTCTACCTGAAGCGGTTTCTGATCCAGGAATGGGGGATAtaccaaatgaagaaaagggagagagaCATAACCACCAAcaaaattcaaatttatGAAGACcacgaaaatgtgaagcacATTTTGGACGAGGAGAAGAGCAAAACACACCGGAGGGCGTTCGACTATGGAAGGAAGGGTTGA